TCTCTTCATCGGCGGGTTGGTGGAAACAAAATATGACTCACTACTGGTTCAGGTGATCTTGGCTGTCGTGTTAGGCATCATGAATGGTTTTGTCTTCAGTGCTATTTTGCCAGTTCTTGAATGGATGTTTGATCGGATTACTTACATTTCTTGGGTTGAGCTGACCGATGTGAATCACCCGCTATTGAAGCAAATGACGATAGATGCACCTGGGACTTATCATCATAGTCTTATGGTAGCAAATTTAGCAGAAGCAGCAGCAGAATCAATTGGAGCTAATGCAACACAGTGTCGTGTGTCTGCGTATTTTCACGATGTGGGTAAATTGCATAAGCCAGAATACTTTGTGGAGAATAGTTCGCCCGAACACAACGCACATGATAATCTTTCTCCTACGATGAGTGCGCTCATCATCATTGCGCATGTCAAGGATGGAGTTGATGTGGCTTTAAAACATGGACTCAGGCAACCAATTATTGATGCCATCCAGCAGCATCATGGGACATCATTGGTATATTACTTTTATAAAAAAGCCCTTCAGCAGAAAGATGATGTGAAAGAAGGCGGCAAGATCATGAAAATGAGGGAGGAAGATATTCCAGATGTAGATGAGAGATCATTCCGTTATCCTGGACCAATTCCTCAGTTCAAGGAGGCTGCATTGGTCAGTTTAGCAGATGCTATTGAAAGCAGTTCGAGAACTTTAAAAAATCCTACGGCACAAAAGATAGAGAGCTTAGTGCACGATATTATTAACGACCGTGTTATGGATGGGCAACTGAGGGATTCTGGCCTGACTTTTAATGAATTGGCTAAAGTGGCTGATCGATTCACATTTACATTAAAGAATATGCTGCATTCGCGCATTGACTACCCTAAGGATAAAGAAAAGCCTAAGAAAGATGGGGAGAATAATGAGGTCCAAAGTGAAGGTACAGAACCATCAAAAAAGATTTCCAATATGCCTGGAATTACTAAGCAAGCAAGCTGAGTGGGTTTTGCATTCGTTAGAGAATGAGTGGGTTCTAGGAGGGGCTAAAGTAGAAATTCATCTGGTTGATGAGAGAGAGAGTGCTAGGATACATGAGGCTTTTTTCTCTGACCTCGCAGCTACGGATGTTATGACATTTCCTGATCCTGAAGTGAGTGAGATCATTATTTGTCCAGCCGTAGCGGATTCTCAGAAAAACTTAGAAGGTCTTGGTCTTCATGATGAAATATTAACTTATATCATTCATGGGCTCTTGCATTTATGTGGTTGGGATGATCAAGATGATGAATCTTTTTTGTTCATGAAAAACCGCCAGTCAGAAATTCTTAGCGATGTTTTAAGTCGAATAATGCCATAGAGACTTAAAGATTTGTGCAAGATCTTGGTCTCAGGAAGCATGGAGTATCCTAGAGGTATCACCTTATTGATATATCTTCGTCGACTCTCTTATTCTAGCGGCTCAAGTTTTCAGGCGTCTTCTTGAAACTCTATGACAGAGCGCAGCTTAAAAATTATCTAAAAATCTTGAGAGTGAAGCATGAACCGAGCATGATCTCCCATCTATGATAGAAAGATACTCGCGTCCAGCCATGAGGGCTATCTGGACGGAACAAGCAAAGTTGGATCATTGGTTAGAAATTGAAGTGTTGGCCTGTGAAGGGATGGCGAAATATAAAAAAATTCCGTTGCGTGATGCTCAAATCATCCGCAAGAGAGCTGGATATGATATTCGTCAAGTGCACAAGAATGAAGCGCGCACGCAGCATGATGTCTTAGCATTTCTAGAGGATGTTGCGAAGCATGTGGGACCTGCTGGTCGGTGGATACACCAAGGGCTCACTTCATCGGATCTCTTAGACACTACCTTAGCTCTTCAGCTCACACAAGCGGCTGATATTTTATTAGAGGATTTGAAAATCCTTAAAAAAGTCATAGCTAAGAAAGCTAGAAAGACAAAACGTGTGCCCATGATTGGCCGCTCGCATGGCATTCATGCTGAGCCTATTACCTATGGCCTAAAAATGGCATTGATGTATGAGGAATTCACGAGATGTGAATCACGCTTAAAAGAAGCAAGAGAACATATTGCGGTAGGGCAGCTATCAGGTGCTGTAGGAACACACGCGCATCTAGATCCTCGTATTGAGACATTCGTTTGTAAAAAGCTCAAATTAAAGCCGGCGAACCTTTCTACTCAGATCATTCAAAGAGACCGGCATGCTCACTTTATGAGCACATTGGCTCTGATAGCGTGTAGCATAGATCGATGGGCAACGGAATTCAGGCATCTTCAGAGAACAGAGGTTCTTGAAGTAGAGGAGTTTTTTGCAAAGGGCCAAAAGGGAAGCAGTGCCATGCCTCATAAGAGAAATCCCATTATAGGGGAGCGTCTAAGTGGCTTAGCAAGAGTGCTTAGGGGTAATGCACTAGCAGCCATGGAGAATGTAGCGCTTTGGCATGAGCGAGATATTTCACATTCATCAGTAGAGCGTGTGATATGCCCGGATTCTACCGTTTTATTGGATTACATGCTGGCGAAGTTGTCTGGGCTTGTAGAAAAACAGTTGATCTACGCCAAGAATATGATCAAGAACCTAAATATTACGAAGGGCCTCTATTTTTCACAAAGTGTTCTATTGGCGCTTACTGAGAAGGGCATGGGGCGTCAGGCTGCTTATGAAGCTGTGCAAAAGAATGCGATGTCCTGTTGGCAGGAGCTTTCTGGAAAGACAACACTGTTGGATCATCTTCTTGAAGATAAAAACATTATGAAGTGTATTTCGGCAGAGGAATTGAAGAAGGTTTGCTCTCTAGAGAAACATTTTGCCTATGTTGATACTACTTTTAAAAAGTGTGGGCTTTGAAGAGTTTAATTTTTGGAAATTCTTTGCTGATATCGGTGTTTTTTAAACGCAGGTAGAGAGATGTTGAAAGTAGTTCCTTCGTCTAGGGCGCTCTGGCAGTGAATTGTCCCATCTAGAAGTTCGACACTTTTTTTGACGATGGCCAGGCCGAGCCCTGTGCCGACAGTATGACCAACGTTTTGAGCTCGATGAAAGGGCGTAAACAGGTGCTCAATGTCTTGCTCTGGAATTCCTATCCCGTTGTCGGTAACAGAAATGAGTAACTCATGATCTTCTCTTTTAACATCACATACGACTATACTCAGTTCTGGGGAGTATTTCACGGCATTGGAAAGTAAGTTGATTATGATCTGTCTAAAAACCTTTGGATCTAAATTCGCTTTGTCAGCAAGGTTTGCTATATTTAAGTGGATGCGGGCCTTGTTGGGATGCGATAATTCAATCTCGCGAACTGCGTGGTTTAGAAATTCTTCCAAGTGAACTTCTGTGTTTTCTATCTCGACCTTGCCAGCATTCATCTTACCCATAAGGAGAACATCCTCCATGAGGTCTTTAATATTGTTTGTGGATTTTCTAATGTCATTTATAAATTCGTGGCGCTCTTCTTGACTAAGAATTTCCAGGTCGTTGCCCAGCATGTCCGCTGCAAAGGTAATGACACTCAATGGGGTGCGGAGATCGTGTGATACCATTGATACAAAACGATCTTTTAGTTCGCTGAGTTGTTTCTCTTGGTCAAGTGCGGCTCTTAGTGCTTTTTCAGCTTTTTCATGGGTCGTGGCATCAACTACAAACCATGCAATTTTGGATTTTTGGTCGTTACCTTTAAACGGTGTGCCTGTGGCATCAATGGTAATAGTAGAGTTGTCTTTCTTTAACATCTCATATCGGCCAACACTGTTGTCAGTAGTTCCCTCGATGAGTCCTTCATGGATTAATTTGAATTTCACTTGGGTGGCTTGAGGTATAAATAATTCCCAGCTTTTTTGGATGAGTTCTTCTCGCTGATAACCGAACATGGTGCAGTAAGCATCATTCGCCCACTCAACTTGGCGTTCTTCGTTTGTGATGCTGACGCCTATCTGTGTGCTTTCTATAAGCCCCCTGAATCTTTTTTCGCTGTTTTTTAAAGCTGCGGATATAATACTTCGTTCCTTTATCTCACGCTCAAGGTCGGAATTAGTGATTTCTAATTCCAAAGTGCGTTCCCGTATGCGGGATTCTAGTGTGTCGTTGAGTTTTTTTAGTTCTGTGGAGAAATCTTCAGCTCTTTTTCTTTCGGATTCTAAGGATCTTCCACGCTCTTCAATCTGATTGAGCATGGTGTTGAATGCATGGATCAAGGTTCCTATTTCAGCAGTACTGTATTCTGGAGATCGAATCGAATAGTCCTTTTTCTCAGTAATATGCCGAGCAGTTTGAGTGAGTCTGGTAAGAGGTTTTGTAATAAAGATTTGAACCGCTGGAGAGATCATGATGCAAATGATTAGCGGGGCAATAAAGAAAGCTGCCGCAATATAGAGATAGTGAGATAGATTTTCTTTATTAGACGCGTAGTAGACTCTTAAATAGATTATGCCCTTTTGTTGTTGCTGGTAGAAGATGGGCTGAACGATTTCAACGTAGGTTGGCTCGATATGTAGGTTAGTAGTTAGACTGTCTTGAACAATTTGAGGATGTTCAACGAGCTCCTTGCCAAACCTGGCAAATGGTTCTAGAGCGCTGTCAAAGACACTAGCATTCAAAATACGGTTATCAGGAATTTGCGAAAGCTCATTTAGTATGCTGTTCGCTAACTTATTGCTTTTGCTATGCAAAGCAGGGGCCAATCTAGGTGCAAATAATAACGCATAATCTTGGTAGCGATCTATAGTATTTTTTTTTAGTTGTTGGTTTTCTCTATGAACTAAAACACACACGGGGACAATCAGGGATAAGAAAGTGGATATGAAAATTAGGCCGATCAGCTTCTTGCTAAGTGGTAGATTGTGAATAGCGTTCAGAATAGGAGGCTTCATAGCAAACTGGTCTCTCTTACGTATACCCTGAACTTTTATTCTCAGATTCATCACACCAAATCATAAACCAATATGTATTACAAAATTTTTTGGAAATCATTACTAGGCATTCGAAATGTCAACATTCTCATATTTGATCTCGCAACGCTTTTGTTAACCCATATTAAGAGTTATTTATGTTTCCAATAAATAAGACATTATATGAGTGCGATTCTATTATTTACCCAGCAAGACACGCCATCAAAAATGTCAATAACTTGATAATAACCTGCTTAATATATTGATGGCCAACAATTTATTAACTTTTTTAGCATATGAATAACTGAGGAAAGGGTGATTAAATTGTGATATTCAAAATATGAGTTAACAAAGCATTTTTCCATTTTGTAATTCTTGTGAAAAGCTTTTGCCAGCTCCTCTAGAATCCCTAAGATTGGGTTAATTATATGATAAAAGCAACGGTAACAGTAATGCCAAAGTCCACGGTACTAGATCCTCAAGGAGAAGCCGTTTGTAAGGCTATTCACGCTTTGGGTATGGGATGTGTGGAAACAGTGAGGATTGGAAAAAGCATTAAATTAGAGATAGAGGGGACAAATATTGAGAAGACCAAAAGTCGTCTTCATGAAATTGGTGATAGTCTTCTGTCAAATCCTGTGATTGAGGACTACCACATAGAATTAGAGCTTGTGAGTCAATCCCAGTAAAAAGATGGCTAAGTTTGTTATCATTCAGTTCCCCGGGTCTAACTGTGATCAAGATTGTTATCACGTTTTGAAGGATGTGATGGGTCAACAAGTGCGTTACGCCTGGCATAAGGATAGCCTGATCGAAGCGGATGAGAGCATCATTTTACCCGGTGGTTTCTCCTATGGGGATTACCTGAGGACAGGGTCTATAGCTCGCTTCTCTCCCATTATGAGTTCGGTTATTGCTGCGGCTAAGGCTGGACAGCCCGTTTTGGGAATCTGTAATGGTTTTCAAATTCTTTGTGAGGCGGGTTTATTACCAGGTGCATTGGTGCGCAACAGAGATTTGCATTTTGTTTGCGAAACTGCCTTAATGAGGGTCGAAGCGAACGACACACTTTTTACTCGTAAGTATCAAAAGGGACAGCATGTTAGGATCCCTATAGCACATGGAGAAGGTTGCTATGTTGCCTCAGAGCAAACGATTCGGCATCTTAATGAGTATGGTCAGGTCCTTTTTCGTTATGTAGGTGCCGAGGGCCAGGCCAGAGAGAAGTCTAATCCTAATGGCTCAATAGCTAATATAGCAGGGATTTGTAACAGCGAAGGCAATGTGTTAGGTATGATGCCTCACCCGGAACGTGCCTCTGAGTCCCTATTAGGGAGTGAAGATGGAAAAGCACTTTTCGAAAGTATGATTCGCAGCGCGGCGCGATAAATAAATATGATTTTTTAGAAGAAAATGGAATCCAAATCACTTTTGCCTAAAGCTTGTCCTGACGATCCTCCCATTACTAAGGAGCTTATTGAGAAACATGGAATTACTCCAGAGGAGTACGCGAGCATCAAAAAGATTCTAGGTCGGGTGCCGACGTTCACCGAGTTGGGTATTTTCTCAGTCATGTGGAGCGAGCACTGCTCCTACAAGAATTCAAAACCTGAGCTACGCAAATTCCCTGTGGATGGGCCAAAGGTTATGGTCCGAGCTGGTGAAGAAAATGCAGGAGTGATTGATATAGGCGATGGTATGGCAATAGCATTTAAGATCGAGTCACACAACCATCCCAGCGCTATAGAACCCTTTCAAGGAGCTGCTACTGGTGTAGGGGGTATTTTGCGGGATATTTTTACCATGGGTGCTAGACCTGTTGCCAACATGAATTCCCTGCGTTTCGGGCTTATAAAAGGAGATAGTGAACAAGCTAAAACAAATAGACGATTGTTATCAGGTGTAGTCGGAGGAATTGCTCACTATGGGAACTGTATAGGAGTGCCGACCATTGGTGGGGAAGTTTATTTCGATGAGAGCTATAATGGTAACCCACTGGTCAACGCATTTTGTTTAGGTACACTCAAGCATGATGAGATTCGGCGTGGTGCAGCTAGTGGAGCTGGTAATCCAGTCTTTTATGTTGGAGCTAAGACAGGCCGAGACGGGTTAGCAGGCGCGGCTTTTGCCTCACGTGACTTAACAGAGGAGTCCAAAGAAGACAGGCCAGCAGTTCAAGTGGGTGATCCATTTATGGAAAAGCTCTTACTAGAAGCTTGCCTAGAATTATTTGAGCATCCGGAAGCGGTGGTTGGGGTACAGGATATGGGGGCCGCAGGTCTGACTTGCTCGACATGTGAGACAGCAAGCCGTGGGGATTCTGGGATAGAGATTGATTTGGCCAAAGTTCCACAACGTGAAGCTGGCATGACTCCTTATGAAACAATGCTTTCAGAATCTCAAGAGCGCATGCTGATTATTATTAAAAAAGGTCATGAGGCAACAGTGCGTGACATCTTTGAAAAATGGGATCTAGATGCTGCTGAGATTGGGGTAGTGACAGATACCGGGTGTTGTGTGATTAAGAATCATGGGGTAGTTGTAGCAAATATTCCGGCAAAACCTTTAGCAGATGATGCGCCTATTTATTATCGTGATGCTAAAGAGCCTGATGATTTGCACGAACTGCAGCAGCTGGACTTTGAGAAAGAGGTTCAGGAACCTTTGGATTTACATCAGGCTACCCTAGAGCTTTTAGGTGCGAGTTCTATTGCTTCCAAAAGATGGATTTACAGGCAGTACGATCACATGGTCCAAACAAATACGGTGATCATACCGGGTTCGGATGCTGCAGTGATTCGAGTGCCTACTTCCAATGGCAAGGCTAAGTTCCTGGCAATGAGTGTGGATTGTAACGGGCGCTATTGTGCACTTGATCCATTCGAGGGAGCTAAAGCGGCTTTTGCGGAGTCAGCCAGAAATATAGCTATGAGTGGAGGCACGCCTCTAGCCATTACAGACAATTTGAATTTTGGTAATCCGCATAATCCTGAAGTCTTTTGGCAGTTGCGACAGTGTGTAGAAGGTCTGGCGGAGGGTTGCACAGTATTTGATGCTCCTGTGACCGGTGGGAATGTAAGTCTATACAACCAGTCTCCATTAGGAGCCATTGACCCAACGCCAGTAGTAGGTATTGTAGGTCAAATTGCTCAAGAAGAGCATATTACAACAAGCGAATTTAAAAGGGCAGGCGAACTTATTATATTGATTGGTGGTTGGGGAGAGGAGATGGGTGCGACATCCTATTTGCATGAAATTCATGGTCTTAAAAGAGGACTGCCTCCTCGGGTGGATTTATATAAAGAAAAGCAATTTCAAGGTGCAATTCTAGGTGCTATTCGACAAGGCATGGTTCGAAGTGCACATGATATAAGTGATGGAGGTTTAGTTGTCGCCCTGGCAGAAAGTGCATTGCCAGGCTTGATCGGTGTAGAGATTGAGCTTTCCAGCAAAGCGCGCGCGGATGTTACTTTATTCAATGAAACCCAGGGTCGAGCGATATTGTCTATTCAGCGCAAGCACAAGAATCATATCTTAAAACACTTTAAAAAGCATAATGTAGACGCTCGAGTTATTGGTAAAACAGTTGTAAATCAACATTTATGGCTGAAGTTTGGTGGTAAGAAAGAGACTTCTCACTTGCGCTGGACACTGCAAGAGCTAGCTGCATTTTATGAAAAAAGCACGCCTAAGGCTATGGATTCTTGACGCCAGAGTTATAGATTCTATCTTTCAATTTCTTCGTGATTCAACGCTCAGCAAATAGATTGAAAAGAAATCAAAATAAGTGCATCCGCAAAAAGGACAGGTTATATGAGTGATTCTATTCGTCATGAATGCGGAGTAGCGTTGGTGCGGCTGCTTAAGCCTCTGTCATATTATTATGAAAAGTATGACACGCCTCTCTGGGGTTTTTATAAAATGTTTCTTTTAATGGAGAAACAGCACAACCGTGGACAGGATGGTGCTGGGGTGGGAGCACTCAAATTGGATGTTGAACCAGGCCTGCCATTTATGTTCCGAGAGCGGAATATTAAATCGAATTCTCTAGATCGTATTTTTAACAAGCTACTTAAGGAATATTCTAAGCTTTTGCAAAAAGGACATGTGCATCCAGAATTTGCCGCTACTCTTAAAGAGCATTTTGACTTTGGAGCGGAGATTCTTTTAGGGCATCTGCGGTACGGGACGTCAGGGGGGTATTCTTTAGGATCTTGTCACCCCTATTTTCGTAAAAGTAACTGGGCAACTAAGAACCTTATGCTGGCAGGGAATTTTAATATTACCAATAATGAGGTGCTTAATGCAAATTTGATCCAACGCGGGCAACATCCTATTTTTGATACAGATACTCAAACACTCTTAGAAGGTATTGGGTTCCATCTTGATCAAGAGCATGATCATATCTATCGGCGTTTACATGATAAGGGCTACTTGGGAGAGAACATAGTAGATCAAATCGAAAAAGAGCTAGATATTGTAAATATCGTGCGAAATAGCTCGCGTTTTTGGGATGGTGGTTATGCTCTTGCTGGGATGATTGGCAATGGGGATTCTTTTGTTATTAGAGATCCATTAGGTATCCGTCCCTTTTATTATTTCAAGAATGATGAGGTGGTAGCTTTTGCCTCGGAACGAGCACCCCTCATGACAGTCTTTGATCAGCCTCTAGAAGAAGTAAGAGAGGTTAGGCCAGGGCATGTTATTGTGGTCAAAAAAGATGGTGCAATGATTGACAGGCCCTTTCAAGATGAAGTGCCGTCCAAGAAATGTTCGTTTGAAAGGATTTATTTCTCCCGTGGCAATGATCAAGATATTTACCAAGAGCGTAAAAAACTTGGTGCTTTATTAAGTGACCAGATTCTTGAGTTAATTGACCATAATCTAGAGGATACTGTTTTTAGCTTTATTCCAAATACGGCCGAAATTGCTTACTTTGGCTTGTTGGATGAGCTGCGTAGACGTCGACGAAGTCAGGTTAAGGAGGCTATTTCACAGGCTGCTATATAGAGAAAGATCAACGACGAATTTCTAGACGAAGTCATTATGCGCAACTGGCCAAGGGCAGAGAAAGTGGCGCACAAGGATATCAAATTAAGAACTTTTATTAGCCAGGAATCAGGCCGTAATCAGCTGGCCTCCCACGTATATGATATTACTTATGGTATTTTAGATCCTAAAGATAATTTAGTTTGTATTGATGACTCCATTGTTCGTGGAACTACCCTCAAAAGGTCGGTTATTAAAATATTATCTCGATTAAACCCTAGGAAGATTATTATAGCTTCTACTGCACCTCAAATACGTTATCCTGATTGCTATGGTATAGATATGTCGCAGCTCGGTAAATTTATTGCCTTTCAAGCTTTGATGGAATTGATGAAAGAGCATCAGCAGGAGCAAGTGGTCAAAGAATGCTATCAAGAAGCTTTGGCACAGGAAAATAAGGCTGACTATGAAATGGAGAATATAGTTAAAAAGTTATATGCGCGTTTTACGGAAGAGGATATCTCTAAGAAGATTTCACAACTTGTCAGCCCGGACCTTCCAGATTGGAAAGGTGAAGTGGAAGTGGTTTATCAAAGTATAGAAAATTTGCACGTGGCATTGCCAGGGCACCAAGGAGACTGGTATTTTACAGGTAACTACCCAACACCTGGTGGTTTTAAAGTGCTTAATAAAGCTTTTATTTATTACTATGAAAATTCCGATCTAAGAAGCTATTGAGAATTTGTGACTCTTTTGTTCTCTTTATTTCTCAGATCACCTAGGTTGAATTAAGCTATTATTTCACATCCCTCTGTTTGATGTAGACTGTAAAGTAGTCCATATAGTCATAGAACCCACGGCTCTTATAGGTTAGGATTTTTAATGATCCAGAATCCGTTCGAATGGTTCCACTGCCATAGTTGTTAAAGCTGCTTAGACTGAGACCCTTCCATTCGATTTCTTGAATCACAACAGTAGTTTTGCCACTAAGATTAATGGCGATATAAATAAATTCATTGGGCAAGGGAAGCTCCTCGATAGTTGATGCAAATTGAAAAAGGGTGTTAGATTCTGATGCGTGATCCTCTAAAACTTTTAAAATCTCACCATATTGATTTTCGATAAGTTCTCTTTGTCCTTTTTCAGCCGCTTCCATATTTTCAATGGCCTCGGAAACACTTTCCTTAACACCTTCAAGGATAGAGTCTTTTTGTGTCCATAAAGCGAAGAGTAAAATGAAGATAATAGCAAGGCCGATGGCGAGTGTGAGCAAGCATCCTTTAAGCATAGGCCTATGATGCTTTTAAATGATGTCGCAGGAAAGATTTTCTTTGTGACTCTAGATCTGTATTTATTTTGATTGTTGCATACATGAAGAGGCATCAAGTGGCTGGGGTGAAAAACTAGATTACTTCAAGTGTGATATGTGCAAAGCTATCTCGTATGAAAGCAATTGGTTACAAAAGGACGGGTCCGATTACGACTCCTGGTTTGTTTATTGAGTTTAAGGCAGACGAACCAAGCATGGGGCCTTATGATTTGCTTGTGCAGGTTCTCGGTGTTTCAGTGAACCCAGTGGATACCAAAGTGCGTGTTAGACCAGAATTAGGTCCCAAAGAAGGACAAACTAAAATTATTGGCTATGATGCTGCAGGGATAGTCAAAAAGATTGGGGATGGGGTCTCTTTATTTAAGCCGGGTGATGAAGTTTTTTATTCCGGTGATTTAACTCGACCTGGAACAAATGCGGAATTCCACGCTGTAGACGAGAGAATAGTCGGCAAAAAGCCTCAATCCTTAGAGTTTGCGGAAGCTTCAGGGCTACCTCTAACCTCTATTACCGCTTGGGAAATACTCTTTGACTCGTATGGAATCAAGGAAGGGCATGGTGAAGGGGATACTTTGCTTATAGTGGGTGCCGCAGGAGGTGTGGGATCCATACTCATTCAATTAGCCAAGAAGCTAACAGGTCTAAAAGTGGTGGCTAGTGCATCGCGCCCTGAGACAATAGAATGGGTAATTAAAATGGGTGCCGATCATGTGATCAATCATCACAAATCTTTAGTTAGTCAAATGAAAGCGCTTCGTTTAGAGCCGCGTTACGTTGCTTCCATTAATGGGACGGCGGGTCATTTTCCTGCGATTGTAGAGTTAATACAACCTAGAGGTCATATTGCTTTGATTGATGACCCGAAAAATTTGGAAATAAATATCATAAAGCCTAAGGCGTTAAGTTTTAGTTGGGAGTTTATGTTCACTCGTTCTATGTTTCAAACCGTTGATATGATAAAACAGCATGAGCTATTGAACCGGGTTTCCGAGCTTATTGATGATGGCGTTCTGATTTCGACCATGAAGGAAAATCTCGGAACGTTAAATGCTGAAACGCTTAGAGAAGCTCATATCCAACAAGAAAGTGGTAAAGTGGTAGGTAAAAATGTTTTGGAGGGTATTTGAGCGGGTTAAATATTCTTTTGAATGGAGATAATAGGAGACTGCGACGTTTACGGATTATTTTTAATTAGCTTTGCATATGTAGCACTAGGGTTGTCTCCTAAAGCGTCTTGAGCATGCCGTCTAAGTTTAGGGTCTTGCAAGTCAACGTGGTATAGACCAAAGCGAGGAGCATAGCTGCCCCATTCATAATTATCAGTTAAAGACCAGTGGAGATATCCCATGAGCGGTTTTCCTTCGCTACGTAAGTCGTGGATGAGATTAATGTGCTTAATGAGAAATTCACTTCTTGT
This portion of the Verrucomicrobiota bacterium genome encodes:
- a CDS encoding HDIG domain-containing metalloprotein; its protein translation is MRDWFKKQMLVRRGLSSGKSRRQSKSEEWREYFDTSMKLRAIVLILSYLGLIRIGLWQNTPEILGETVVLSLLLMGMCVIILPLTYQKIWRNNRLLILLLGSVMLNAMLNKWLYTYNFPIDFIETTGAAFLVPSAIGSMACTVLISANVGLLVAFLVAVSGSVFVESSPAIFFSSLLTGFSAVYFCRNIRRRSDLLIAGMGVGLVGMGIVFILFIGGLVETKYDSLLVQVILAVVLGIMNGFVFSAILPVLEWMFDRITYISWVELTDVNHPLLKQMTIDAPGTYHHSLMVANLAEAAAESIGANATQCRVSAYFHDVGKLHKPEYFVENSSPEHNAHDNLSPTMSALIIIAHVKDGVDVALKHGLRQPIIDAIQQHHGTSLVYYFYKKALQQKDDVKEGGKIMKMREEDIPDVDERSFRYPGPIPQFKEAALVSLADAIESSSRTLKNPTAQKIESLVHDIINDRVMDGQLRDSGLTFNELAKVADRFTFTLKNMLHSRIDYPKDKEKPKKDGENNEVQSEGTEPSKKISNMPGITKQAS
- the ybeY gene encoding rRNA maturation RNase YbeY translates to MHSLENEWVLGGAKVEIHLVDERESARIHEAFFSDLAATDVMTFPDPEVSEIIICPAVADSQKNLEGLGLHDEILTYIIHGLLHLCGWDDQDDESFLFMKNRQSEILSDVLSRIMP
- the purB gene encoding adenylosuccinate lyase; translated protein: MIERYSRPAMRAIWTEQAKLDHWLEIEVLACEGMAKYKKIPLRDAQIIRKRAGYDIRQVHKNEARTQHDVLAFLEDVAKHVGPAGRWIHQGLTSSDLLDTTLALQLTQAADILLEDLKILKKVIAKKARKTKRVPMIGRSHGIHAEPITYGLKMALMYEEFTRCESRLKEAREHIAVGQLSGAVGTHAHLDPRIETFVCKKLKLKPANLSTQIIQRDRHAHFMSTLALIACSIDRWATEFRHLQRTEVLEVEEFFAKGQKGSSAMPHKRNPIIGERLSGLARVLRGNALAAMENVALWHERDISHSSVERVICPDSTVLLDYMLAKLSGLVEKQLIYAKNMIKNLNITKGLYFSQSVLLALTEKGMGRQAAYEAVQKNAMSCWQELSGKTTLLDHLLEDKNIMKCISAEELKKVCSLEKHFAYVDTTFKKCGL
- a CDS encoding ATP-binding protein, translated to MNLRIKVQGIRKRDQFAMKPPILNAIHNLPLSKKLIGLIFISTFLSLIVPVCVLVHRENQQLKKNTIDRYQDYALLFAPRLAPALHSKSNKLANSILNELSQIPDNRILNASVFDSALEPFARFGKELVEHPQIVQDSLTTNLHIEPTYVEIVQPIFYQQQQKGIIYLRVYYASNKENLSHYLYIAAAFFIAPLIICIMISPAVQIFITKPLTRLTQTARHITEKKDYSIRSPEYSTAEIGTLIHAFNTMLNQIEERGRSLESERKRAEDFSTELKKLNDTLESRIRERTLELEITNSDLEREIKERSIISAALKNSEKRFRGLIESTQIGVSITNEERQVEWANDAYCTMFGYQREELIQKSWELFIPQATQVKFKLIHEGLIEGTTDNSVGRYEMLKKDNSTITIDATGTPFKGNDQKSKIAWFVVDATTHEKAEKALRAALDQEKQLSELKDRFVSMVSHDLRTPLSVITFAADMLGNDLEILSQEERHEFINDIRKSTNNIKDLMEDVLLMGKMNAGKVEIENTEVHLEEFLNHAVREIELSHPNKARIHLNIANLADKANLDPKVFRQIIINLLSNAVKYSPELSIVVCDVKREDHELLISVTDNGIGIPEQDIEHLFTPFHRAQNVGHTVGTGLGLAIVKKSVELLDGTIHCQSALDEGTTFNISLPAFKKHRYQQRISKN
- the purS gene encoding phosphoribosylformylglycinamidine synthase subunit PurS, which produces MIKATVTVMPKSTVLDPQGEAVCKAIHALGMGCVETVRIGKSIKLEIEGTNIEKTKSRLHEIGDSLLSNPVIEDYHIELELVSQSQ
- the purQ gene encoding phosphoribosylformylglycinamidine synthase subunit PurQ, giving the protein MAKFVIIQFPGSNCDQDCYHVLKDVMGQQVRYAWHKDSLIEADESIILPGGFSYGDYLRTGSIARFSPIMSSVIAAAKAGQPVLGICNGFQILCEAGLLPGALVRNRDLHFVCETALMRVEANDTLFTRKYQKGQHVRIPIAHGEGCYVASEQTIRHLNEYGQVLFRYVGAEGQAREKSNPNGSIANIAGICNSEGNVLGMMPHPERASESLLGSEDGKALFESMIRSAAR
- the purL gene encoding phosphoribosylformylglycinamidine synthase subunit PurL — its product is MESKSLLPKACPDDPPITKELIEKHGITPEEYASIKKILGRVPTFTELGIFSVMWSEHCSYKNSKPELRKFPVDGPKVMVRAGEENAGVIDIGDGMAIAFKIESHNHPSAIEPFQGAATGVGGILRDIFTMGARPVANMNSLRFGLIKGDSEQAKTNRRLLSGVVGGIAHYGNCIGVPTIGGEVYFDESYNGNPLVNAFCLGTLKHDEIRRGAASGAGNPVFYVGAKTGRDGLAGAAFASRDLTEESKEDRPAVQVGDPFMEKLLLEACLELFEHPEAVVGVQDMGAAGLTCSTCETASRGDSGIEIDLAKVPQREAGMTPYETMLSESQERMLIIIKKGHEATVRDIFEKWDLDAAEIGVVTDTGCCVIKNHGVVVANIPAKPLADDAPIYYRDAKEPDDLHELQQLDFEKEVQEPLDLHQATLELLGASSIASKRWIYRQYDHMVQTNTVIIPGSDAAVIRVPTSNGKAKFLAMSVDCNGRYCALDPFEGAKAAFAESARNIAMSGGTPLAITDNLNFGNPHNPEVFWQLRQCVEGLAEGCTVFDAPVTGGNVSLYNQSPLGAIDPTPVVGIVGQIAQEEHITTSEFKRAGELIILIGGWGEEMGATSYLHEIHGLKRGLPPRVDLYKEKQFQGAILGAIRQGMVRSAHDISDGGLVVALAESALPGLIGVEIELSSKARADVTLFNETQGRAILSIQRKHKNHILKHFKKHNVDARVIGKTVVNQHLWLKFGGKKETSHLRWTLQELAAFYEKSTPKAMDS